One window of the Amycolatopsis mediterranei genome contains the following:
- the leuC gene encoding 3-isopropylmalate dehydratase large subunit — protein sequence MTSPTGKARTLAEKVWESHLVRRGEGAEPDLLYIDLHLLHEVTSPQAFDGLRLAGRPLRRPDLTIATEDHNVPTVDIELPIADPVSRTQVDTLRRNCKEFGVRLHPMGDAEQGIVHVIGPQLGLTQPGMTVVCGDSHTSTHGAFGAIAFGIGTSEVEHVMATQTLPLRPFKTMAITVDGELRPGVTAKDIILAVIAKIGTGGGQGYILEYRGQAIEALSMEARMTVCNMSIEAGARAGMIAPDETTFEYLKGRPHAPQGADWDAAVENWRQLRTDDGAEFDAEVHLDASALTPFVTWGTNPGQGLPLGAEVPDPEAIPDENDRIAAEKALSYMDLKPGTPLREIAVDTVFLGSCTNGRIEDLRAAAEVLRGRKVADSVRMLVVPGSMRVRKAAEEEGLDQVFTEAGAEWRQAGCSMCLGMNPDQLKPGERSASTSNRNFEGRQGKGGRTHLVSPLVAAATAVRGTLSSPEDLLTAAR from the coding sequence ATGACCAGCCCGACCGGCAAGGCCCGCACACTGGCGGAGAAGGTGTGGGAAAGCCACCTCGTGCGCCGAGGCGAAGGCGCCGAACCGGACCTCCTCTACATCGACCTCCACCTGCTGCACGAAGTCACCAGCCCGCAGGCCTTCGACGGCCTCCGCCTGGCCGGGCGACCGCTGCGCCGCCCCGACCTGACCATCGCGACCGAGGACCACAACGTCCCGACCGTCGACATCGAGCTGCCCATCGCCGATCCGGTCTCGCGCACCCAGGTCGACACCCTTCGCCGCAACTGCAAGGAGTTCGGCGTCCGGCTGCACCCGATGGGTGACGCCGAGCAGGGGATCGTGCACGTCATCGGCCCGCAGCTCGGCCTGACCCAGCCCGGCATGACCGTGGTCTGCGGCGACAGCCACACCTCCACGCACGGCGCGTTCGGCGCCATCGCCTTCGGCATCGGCACGTCCGAGGTCGAGCACGTGATGGCGACCCAGACGCTGCCGCTGCGTCCGTTCAAGACGATGGCGATCACCGTCGACGGCGAGCTGCGGCCCGGCGTCACGGCGAAGGACATCATCCTCGCGGTGATCGCGAAGATCGGCACCGGCGGCGGCCAGGGCTACATCCTGGAGTACCGCGGCCAGGCCATCGAGGCGCTCTCGATGGAGGCGCGGATGACCGTCTGCAACATGTCGATCGAAGCCGGCGCCCGCGCCGGGATGATCGCGCCGGACGAGACGACGTTCGAGTACCTGAAGGGCCGTCCGCACGCACCGCAGGGCGCGGACTGGGACGCGGCGGTCGAGAACTGGCGGCAGCTGCGCACCGACGACGGCGCCGAGTTCGACGCCGAGGTGCACCTCGACGCGAGTGCGCTGACGCCGTTCGTGACCTGGGGCACCAACCCCGGCCAGGGTCTCCCGCTGGGCGCCGAGGTGCCCGACCCGGAGGCGATCCCGGACGAGAACGACCGCATCGCCGCTGAAAAAGCCCTGTCCTACATGGACTTGAAGCCGGGCACGCCGCTGCGGGAGATCGCCGTCGACACCGTTTTCCTCGGCTCCTGCACCAACGGCCGGATCGAGGACCTGCGGGCCGCGGCCGAGGTGCTGCGCGGTCGGAAAGTGGCGGACTCGGTCCGGATGCTGGTGGTTCCCGGCTCGATGCGGGTCCGCAAGGCGGCCGAGGAGGAGGGCCTCGACCAGGTCTTCACCGAGGCGGGCGCCGAGTGGCGGCAGGCAGGCTGCTCGATGTGCCTCGGCATGAACCCGGACCAGCTGAAGCCGGGGGAGCGCAGCGCGTCGACGTCGAACCGCAACTTCGAGGGCCGGCAGGGCAAGGGCGGCCGGACGCACCTGGTCTCGCCGCTCGTGGCCGCCGCCACGGCCGTCCGGGGCACGCTGTCGTCGCCGGAAGACCTGCTGACCGCCGCCCGCTGA
- the leuD gene encoding 3-isopropylmalate dehydratase small subunit, whose amino-acid sequence MEPFTQHTGVGVPLRRSNVDTDQIIPAVYLKRVTRTGFEDGLFAAWRGDEQFILNQEPFRNGSVLVAGPDFGTGSSREHAVWALMDYGFKVVVSARFADIFRGNSGKGGLVAAQCEQHDVELLWKLLENEPGTEVTVDLETKTVRAKDFTAPFQIDDYVRWRLLEGLDDIALTLRHAGEIDSFEASRPSWKPTTTPVAAG is encoded by the coding sequence ATGGAACCGTTCACCCAGCACACCGGCGTCGGCGTCCCGCTGCGCCGGTCCAACGTGGACACCGACCAGATCATCCCGGCGGTCTACCTCAAGCGGGTGACCCGGACGGGCTTCGAGGACGGCCTGTTCGCCGCCTGGCGCGGCGACGAGCAGTTCATCCTCAACCAGGAGCCGTTCCGGAACGGAAGCGTGCTGGTCGCGGGGCCGGACTTCGGCACCGGATCCTCCCGCGAGCACGCCGTCTGGGCGCTGATGGACTACGGCTTCAAGGTCGTCGTCTCCGCCCGGTTCGCCGACATCTTCCGCGGCAACTCCGGCAAGGGCGGCCTGGTGGCCGCCCAGTGCGAGCAGCACGACGTCGAGCTGCTCTGGAAGCTGCTCGAGAACGAGCCCGGCACCGAGGTCACGGTCGACCTCGAGACCAAGACCGTGCGGGCCAAGGACTTCACCGCGCCCTTCCAGATCGACGACTACGTCCGCTGGCGGCTGCTGGAAGGTCTCGACGACATCGCGCTGACGTTGCGCCATGCCGGTGAGATCGACAGCTTCGAGGCGAGCCGCCCGTCCTGGAAGCCGACGACGACGCCGGTGGCTGCCGGCTAG
- a CDS encoding HU family DNA-binding protein encodes MANKAQLIEALTERLGDKKAASEAVDGLVDIIIRTVNKGEKVNITGFGVFEKRARAARTARNPRTGEAVRVKKTNVPAFRAGTTFKDVISGAKKLPKATPVKRTPTATRAAATTTTRATTPRATTSRTAAAAPKPATTRSTTTRTRATAAKPATTRTPAAKPATTRAKAAPKTTAAKTTAAKAAPPAKAATAAKTTVAKATTAAKSAAAKAATAAKTTAAKAATAAKPTTARKTSAARTPAAKTTAAKTPARRTSAAAKKD; translated from the coding sequence ATGGCCAACAAGGCCCAGCTGATCGAGGCGCTGACCGAGCGCCTGGGCGACAAGAAGGCCGCTTCCGAGGCGGTCGACGGTCTGGTCGACATCATCATCCGGACGGTCAACAAGGGCGAAAAGGTCAACATCACCGGCTTCGGGGTGTTCGAGAAGCGCGCCCGTGCCGCGCGGACGGCTCGCAACCCGCGCACCGGTGAGGCCGTCCGCGTCAAGAAGACCAACGTGCCCGCCTTCCGCGCGGGGACCACGTTCAAGGACGTCATTTCGGGAGCGAAGAAGCTGCCGAAGGCGACCCCGGTCAAGCGCACACCGACGGCCACCCGAGCGGCGGCGACCACGACGACGCGCGCAACCACGCCCCGCGCAACCACGTCCCGCACCGCGGCGGCGGCTCCGAAGCCGGCCACCACGCGGTCGACGACCACGCGAACCCGCGCAACGGCGGCAAAGCCGGCCACGACGAGGACACCGGCGGCCAAGCCGGCAACCACCCGCGCCAAGGCGGCGCCGAAGACGACGGCGGCGAAGACCACGGCGGCGAAGGCGGCCCCGCCCGCAAAGGCGGCCACGGCGGCGAAGACCACGGTGGCGAAGGCGACCACGGCTGCGAAGAGCGCGGCCGCGAAGGCCGCTACGGCGGCGAAGACCACCGCCGCGAAGGCAGCCACGGCCGCGAAGCCGACTACGGCTCGTAAGACCTCGGCGGCCCGGACCCCGGCGGCCAAGACCACCGCGGCCAAGACCCCGGCAAGGCGGACCTCGGCCGCGGCGAAGAAGGACTGA
- a CDS encoding AfsR/SARP family transcriptional regulator — MRRGPAVREANLGATTIDIRLLGPFQVLVDGSPVVLTSSRQRALLATLALAAGRLVSIDALARGVWGEAPPAHIRGSLQTYVMRLRRLCGEDTVATEPDGYRLVVDPSRVDALRFLQTLDQAAAATEPARRRELLIAALDGWGGVPLEGVGSPALAAEWGPLLTERYLFAVEQRIDLDAGLVPDARLVAELTDLVAQHPLRESLWERLVRALARAGRRAEALARYAGLRALLADELGVEPGEDLRRLHAELLAADADPAVHTVPRQLPFDVAGFTGRGPELAELDRLPPGGASGIVVIEGTAGVGKTSLAVHWSHRVRDRFPGGQLFLDLRGHSADTPVTPGAALAGFLRALGVPAETLPSTVEERSALLRSRLAGSRTLMLLDNARDADQVRPLLPGPGNLVVVTSRNQLRGLVARDGARRIALRSFDDRDATALLAGSVGSQRLAAEPGAVAELVQLCGRLPLALALAGERASRFSGVSLAGIVEELRDQRLRLDTLRDPEDAGTDLRAAFSWSYKALRPAAARFFRLLGLHPGHGFSLSSAAALAGADLREARELADQLAAAHLLNQPGTDRYQFHDLLRVYAGELVETETTEAERAAALRRLVDWYLASVAEANKLVRPDLLTEDITLDPAPLPAVRFAKHEQTIAWYTTERQALTALVGIAAGHGWTAHAWKLAWLLRGFFAERHDRDDWITTARTAVAATRDAGDSTGLQYSANNLGSAYLRTLQPDQALEALEEARAASEDGEGTALTVAILSNLAGAYYVRAEYAEAERHALQAVHLARDHGQRTFVPHALLNVSASRIGLRDYDHAAEAAQAAHEAFAELGDRYHAALALGNVAEALEGAGRHDEAERAGLDALAELKKLNADYGTIDVQITLGRLKHRTGRAHEAGGHWAEALTVSQRLGDPRVTEVQALLATVPAETPSPGDAPYP; from the coding sequence GTGCGGCGCGGGCCGGCGGTGCGCGAGGCGAACCTGGGGGCGACCACCATCGACATCCGGCTGCTCGGCCCGTTCCAGGTGCTCGTCGACGGTTCGCCGGTCGTGCTGACCAGTTCCCGCCAGCGCGCGCTGCTCGCCACCCTCGCGCTCGCCGCCGGCCGCCTCGTGTCGATCGATGCCCTCGCCCGGGGCGTGTGGGGCGAAGCTCCGCCCGCGCACATCCGGGGCAGCCTGCAGACCTACGTGATGCGCCTGCGCCGGCTCTGCGGCGAAGACACCGTCGCCACCGAACCGGACGGCTACCGGCTGGTCGTCGACCCGTCCCGGGTGGACGCCCTGCGCTTCCTCCAGACCCTCGACCAGGCCGCCGCCGCGACGGAACCCGCGCGCCGCCGGGAACTGCTCATCGCCGCGCTCGACGGCTGGGGTGGCGTTCCCCTCGAAGGCGTCGGATCTCCCGCACTGGCCGCCGAATGGGGGCCGCTGCTGACCGAGCGGTACCTCTTCGCCGTCGAACAGCGCATCGATCTCGACGCCGGGCTCGTCCCCGACGCGCGGCTCGTCGCCGAACTCACCGACCTCGTCGCCCAGCACCCGCTGCGGGAGTCGTTGTGGGAACGGCTGGTGCGCGCCCTCGCCCGGGCCGGGCGCCGCGCCGAAGCGCTCGCCCGGTACGCCGGGCTGCGGGCGTTGCTGGCCGACGAACTGGGCGTCGAACCGGGCGAAGACCTCCGCCGGCTGCACGCCGAACTGCTCGCCGCTGACGCCGATCCGGCCGTCCACACCGTGCCGCGGCAGCTGCCCTTCGACGTCGCGGGCTTCACCGGCCGCGGTCCCGAACTCGCCGAACTCGACCGGCTGCCGCCCGGCGGCGCGTCCGGCATCGTCGTCATCGAAGGCACCGCCGGGGTCGGGAAGACGTCGCTGGCCGTGCACTGGTCCCACCGCGTCCGCGACCGCTTCCCCGGTGGCCAGCTGTTCCTCGACCTGCGCGGCCACTCCGCGGACACCCCGGTCACACCCGGCGCCGCGCTGGCCGGCTTCCTGCGCGCCCTCGGCGTCCCGGCCGAGACCCTGCCCTCCACTGTGGAGGAACGCTCGGCGCTGCTGCGCAGCAGGCTGGCCGGCAGCCGCACCCTGATGCTGCTCGACAACGCCCGCGACGCCGACCAGGTCCGCCCGCTGCTGCCCGGGCCCGGCAACCTCGTCGTGGTGACCAGCCGCAACCAGCTGCGCGGCCTCGTCGCCCGCGACGGCGCCCGCCGCATCGCCCTGCGCTCGTTCGACGACCGCGACGCGACCGCGTTGCTCGCCGGCAGCGTCGGGTCGCAGCGCCTCGCCGCCGAGCCCGGCGCCGTCGCCGAACTCGTGCAGCTCTGCGGGCGCCTGCCGCTGGCCCTGGCGCTGGCCGGGGAACGCGCTTCGCGGTTTTCCGGCGTCTCGCTCGCCGGAATCGTCGAAGAACTCCGCGACCAGCGGCTGCGCCTCGACACCCTCCGCGACCCAGAGGACGCCGGCACCGACCTCCGGGCCGCGTTCTCCTGGTCGTACAAGGCCCTGCGCCCGGCCGCGGCGCGCTTCTTCCGGCTGCTCGGCCTGCACCCCGGCCACGGCTTCAGCCTCTCCTCGGCCGCCGCGCTCGCCGGCGCCGATCTGCGCGAAGCGCGTGAACTCGCCGACCAGCTCGCCGCCGCCCACCTGCTCAACCAGCCCGGGACCGACCGCTACCAGTTCCACGATCTGCTGCGCGTCTACGCGGGCGAGCTCGTCGAAACCGAAACGACGGAGGCCGAGCGCGCGGCGGCGCTGCGCCGGCTCGTCGACTGGTACCTCGCCAGTGTCGCCGAGGCGAACAAACTGGTCCGGCCCGACCTGCTCACCGAGGACATCACGCTCGACCCCGCGCCGCTGCCGGCCGTCCGCTTCGCCAAGCACGAGCAGACGATCGCCTGGTACACCACCGAACGGCAGGCCCTCACCGCGCTCGTCGGCATCGCCGCGGGCCACGGCTGGACCGCGCACGCCTGGAAACTCGCCTGGCTCCTGCGCGGATTCTTCGCCGAGCGCCACGACCGCGACGACTGGATCACGACCGCGCGCACGGCCGTCGCCGCCACCCGCGACGCCGGTGACAGCACCGGACTCCAGTACAGCGCCAACAACCTCGGCTCGGCCTACCTGCGCACCCTCCAGCCCGACCAAGCGCTCGAGGCGCTGGAGGAAGCGCGCGCAGCGTCCGAGGACGGCGAAGGCACCGCGCTGACGGTGGCGATCCTGTCGAACCTCGCCGGCGCGTACTACGTCCGCGCCGAATACGCCGAAGCCGAACGCCACGCCCTCCAAGCCGTGCACCTCGCGCGGGACCACGGCCAGCGGACGTTCGTGCCGCACGCGCTCCTCAACGTCAGCGCCAGCCGCATCGGCCTCCGCGACTACGACCACGCCGCCGAAGCCGCCCAGGCCGCGCACGAAGCCTTCGCGGAACTGGGCGACCGCTACCACGCGGCGCTCGCGCTGGGGAACGTCGCCGAGGCCCTCGAAGGAGCCGGCCGGCACGACGAAGCGGAGCGGGCCGGCCTCGACGCGCTCGCCGAGCTCAAGAAGCTGAACGCCGACTACGGCACGATCGACGTCCAGATCACCCTCGGCCGGCTGAAGCACCGCACGGGCCGCGCGCACGAGGCGGGCGGCCACTGGGCCGAGGCGCTGACCGTCAGCCAGCGCCTCGGCGACCCCCGCGTCACAGAGGTCCAGGCCCTGCTGGCCACGGTGCCGGCAGAAACCCCCTCGCCCGGGGATGCGCCGTACCCCTAG
- a CDS encoding NUDIX hydrolase gives MTQEVRAAGAVLWRVAGGATEVALVHRPRYDDWSFPKGKLDRDETIAEAAVREVREETGFTAVLGRYLARTAYPVPARHGSGTVPKTVDYFAAEAVSGEFEVNDEVDELRWLDPTAAEKLLTRPEDVRVLRAFCELPVGLTTLLLVRHAKAGKRDDWSGDDDLRPLSEAGRRQAAALRRVLSLFGPDRVLSAPRLRCVQTVHGVAEDFAAEVRHEPLFSEEGYWPDPVLGIARLLAVAGDGGTPVVCSQGGVIPDLVSALADRDGVELSAARGGVVPSKKGSFWVLSFRPPTASEGPLLLAADYHPSALPAPSPSHS, from the coding sequence ATGACCCAAGAGGTACGGGCGGCCGGCGCGGTGCTGTGGCGCGTCGCCGGGGGTGCGACGGAAGTCGCGCTGGTCCACCGCCCGCGGTACGACGACTGGTCGTTCCCGAAGGGGAAGCTCGACCGGGACGAGACCATCGCCGAGGCGGCGGTGCGGGAAGTGCGGGAGGAGACCGGGTTCACCGCGGTCCTGGGCCGCTACCTGGCCCGGACGGCGTACCCGGTGCCGGCGCGTCACGGATCCGGGACGGTGCCGAAGACGGTCGACTACTTCGCGGCGGAGGCGGTTTCCGGCGAGTTCGAGGTGAACGACGAGGTCGACGAGCTGCGCTGGCTGGACCCGACGGCGGCGGAAAAGCTGCTGACGCGGCCGGAGGACGTCCGGGTGCTGCGGGCGTTCTGCGAGCTGCCGGTGGGCTTGACGACGCTGTTGCTGGTGCGGCACGCCAAGGCGGGCAAACGCGACGACTGGTCCGGCGACGACGACCTCCGGCCGTTGTCGGAGGCGGGCCGGCGCCAGGCGGCGGCGCTGCGCCGGGTGCTGTCGTTGTTCGGCCCGGACCGGGTGCTGTCGGCCCCGCGGCTGCGCTGCGTGCAGACGGTCCACGGCGTGGCGGAAGACTTCGCGGCCGAGGTGCGCCATGAGCCGTTGTTCTCGGAAGAGGGCTACTGGCCGGACCCGGTCCTGGGCATAGCGCGCCTCCTGGCGGTGGCCGGAGACGGCGGAACACCGGTGGTGTGCAGCCAGGGCGGCGTGATCCCGGACCTGGTGAGCGCCTTGGCGGACCGCGACGGAGTAGAGCTCTCGGCAGCGCGCGGCGGTGTGGTGCCGAGCAAGAAGGGCTCGTTCTGGGTGTTGTCGTTCCGCCCCCCGACAGCCTCGGAAGGTCCGCTGCTCCTGGCGGCGGACTACCACCCCAGCGCCCTCCCGGCCCCCTCCCCCAGCCACTCCTGA
- a CDS encoding RNA degradosome polyphosphate kinase — protein sequence MGAVSTDDGSTPAPRRRRNPASAASETAKKTTSAKPATAKKVPSKSTARDTAARATAGKSRARKTTSPAATPAPTRRRSSTQGNAVAAEEFRAVPSAPPAVTAAPTAVETLPDDRYFNRELSWQDFNARVLALAEDESQPLLERAKFLAIFASNLDEFYMVRVAGLKRRDETGLLVRSADGLTPREQLGYIAKRNQDLVERQTGAFEKHLRPQLAEHDIHLVGWADLAGADQLRLSSYFSEQIFPVLTPLAVDPAHPFPYISGLSLNLAVTVRDPEGGTERFARVKVPSNVPRLMRVETERTSRTATFLPLEELIAAHLGELFTGMDVTEHHVFRVTRNADFEVDEDRDEDLLQALERELAQRRFGPPVRLEVAQDMSEHMLELLLRELDVDPADVVEVPGLLDLTCLHQLSSVDRKELKDRPFVPATHPAFGERETPKSVFATLREGDVLVHHPYDSFSTSVQRFIEQAAADSKVLAIKQTLYRTSGDSPIVDALIDAAEAGKQVVALVEIKARFDEQANITWARTLERAGVHVVYGLVGLKTHCKVSMIVRQEGSTIRRYCHIGTGNYNPKTARLYEDIGLFTADPSIGADVTDLFNVLTGYSRQDTYRTILTSPHGIRRGIVRAIGEEIELARAGQQAGIRIKCNSLVDEQVIDALYHASQAGVPVEIVVRGICTLKPGVEGLSENIHVRSILGRFLEHSRIFNFRAGGTHWIGSADMMHRNLDRRIEALVRVKDPKLIAQLDNIFDSALDPETRCWVLTASGEWSPFPADGSRVRDHQLELAKLHGAAG from the coding sequence ATGGGGGCCGTGAGCACAGACGACGGCAGCACGCCCGCACCGCGGAGGCGACGGAACCCGGCCAGCGCAGCTTCGGAGACGGCGAAGAAGACCACCAGCGCCAAACCGGCGACCGCCAAGAAGGTCCCGTCGAAGTCCACCGCGCGCGACACCGCCGCCCGTGCCACCGCGGGCAAGTCGCGCGCCCGCAAGACCACGTCGCCGGCGGCCACCCCGGCGCCGACGCGGCGCCGCAGCTCCACCCAGGGCAACGCGGTCGCGGCCGAGGAGTTCCGGGCCGTCCCGTCGGCGCCGCCCGCGGTCACCGCCGCGCCCACCGCCGTCGAGACGCTGCCGGACGACCGGTACTTCAACCGCGAGCTGTCGTGGCAGGACTTCAACGCCCGCGTGCTCGCGCTGGCCGAGGACGAGTCGCAGCCGCTGCTGGAGCGGGCGAAGTTCCTCGCCATCTTCGCGTCCAACCTGGACGAGTTCTACATGGTCCGCGTCGCCGGTCTGAAGCGCCGCGACGAGACGGGCCTGCTGGTGCGCAGCGCGGACGGGCTCACCCCGCGTGAGCAGCTCGGCTACATCGCCAAGCGCAACCAGGACCTGGTCGAGCGGCAGACGGGTGCCTTCGAGAAGCATCTGCGCCCGCAGCTGGCCGAGCACGACATCCACCTCGTCGGCTGGGCCGACCTGGCCGGCGCCGACCAGCTGCGGCTGTCGAGCTACTTCTCCGAACAGATCTTCCCGGTCCTGACGCCGCTGGCCGTCGACCCGGCCCACCCGTTCCCGTACATCTCGGGCCTCTCGCTCAACCTCGCGGTGACGGTCCGCGACCCGGAGGGCGGCACCGAGCGCTTCGCCCGGGTGAAGGTGCCGAGCAACGTGCCGCGCCTGATGCGCGTCGAGACCGAGCGCACCAGCCGGACGGCGACGTTCCTCCCCCTCGAAGAGCTCATCGCCGCCCACCTGGGCGAACTGTTCACCGGCATGGACGTCACCGAGCACCACGTGTTCCGCGTCACCCGCAACGCCGACTTCGAGGTCGACGAAGACCGTGACGAAGACCTCCTGCAGGCCCTCGAGCGCGAACTGGCGCAGCGCCGGTTCGGCCCGCCGGTGCGCCTCGAGGTCGCGCAGGACATGAGCGAGCACATGCTCGAGCTGCTGCTGCGCGAGCTGGACGTCGACCCGGCGGACGTCGTCGAAGTGCCCGGGCTGCTCGACCTGACCTGCCTGCACCAGCTGTCCAGTGTGGACCGCAAGGAGCTGAAGGACCGGCCGTTCGTGCCGGCGACGCACCCGGCGTTCGGCGAGCGCGAGACGCCGAAGAGCGTTTTCGCGACGCTGCGCGAGGGCGACGTGCTGGTGCACCACCCGTACGACTCGTTCTCGACCAGCGTGCAGCGCTTCATCGAGCAGGCGGCGGCCGACTCGAAGGTCCTCGCGATCAAGCAGACGCTGTACCGGACGTCCGGTGACTCGCCGATCGTCGACGCGCTGATCGACGCCGCCGAGGCGGGCAAGCAGGTCGTCGCGCTGGTGGAGATCAAGGCGCGGTTCGACGAGCAGGCGAACATCACCTGGGCGCGGACGCTGGAGCGCGCGGGCGTGCACGTCGTGTACGGCCTGGTCGGGCTGAAGACGCACTGCAAGGTGTCGATGATCGTGCGCCAGGAGGGCTCGACGATCCGGCGCTACTGCCACATCGGCACCGGCAACTACAACCCGAAGACCGCGCGGCTCTACGAGGACATCGGCCTGTTCACCGCCGACCCGAGCATCGGCGCGGACGTCACCGACCTGTTCAACGTCCTGACCGGCTACTCGCGCCAGGACACCTACCGGACGATCCTGACGTCGCCGCACGGCATCCGGCGCGGCATCGTGCGCGCGATCGGCGAGGAGATCGAGCTGGCCAGGGCCGGGCAGCAGGCCGGGATCCGGATCAAGTGCAACTCGCTGGTCGACGAGCAGGTCATCGACGCGCTCTACCACGCGTCGCAAGCCGGGGTGCCGGTCGAGATCGTGGTGCGCGGGATCTGCACGCTCAAGCCCGGTGTCGAAGGGCTGTCGGAGAACATCCACGTCCGGTCGATCCTCGGCCGGTTCCTGGAGCACTCGCGGATCTTCAACTTCCGCGCGGGCGGGACGCACTGGATCGGCAGCGCGGACATGATGCACCGCAACCTGGACCGGCGGATCGAGGCGCTGGTGCGCGTCAAGGACCCGAAGCTCATCGCGCAGCTCGACAACATCTTCGACTCGGCGCTCGACCCGGAGACGCGCTGCTGGGTGCTGACCGCGAGCGGCGAGTGGTCGCCGTTCCCGGCCGACGGCTCGCGCGTGCGTGACCACCAGCTGGAGCTGGCGAAGCTGCACGGGGCCGCCGGATGA
- the cofC gene encoding 2-phospho-L-lactate guanylyltransferase — translation MDVDLVVPMKHPRDGKSRLRGAVEADRHPGLVLALAADTLAAVASSARVRRVLLVAADPEAVAELGELGVEIVAEPAEKTLNAAFRHGEALLKGDDPAAVVGALQADLPALRAVDLTAAIAEAAGTRAFVADRQGTGTTLLLAAPGEPLDPRFGPGSARLHAASGAIALAQPLPTLRSDVDTPDDLAHVRALGVGKHTAAHLGEPR, via the coding sequence GTGGACGTGGATCTGGTCGTGCCGATGAAACACCCCCGCGACGGCAAGTCGCGGCTGCGTGGTGCCGTCGAGGCGGATCGCCACCCCGGGCTGGTCCTGGCGCTCGCCGCCGACACGCTCGCCGCCGTGGCCTCGAGTGCGCGGGTCAGGCGCGTGCTGCTCGTCGCCGCCGATCCCGAAGCCGTCGCCGAGCTGGGCGAACTCGGCGTCGAGATCGTCGCCGAACCCGCCGAAAAGACCCTCAACGCCGCCTTCCGCCACGGCGAAGCCCTGCTCAAAGGCGACGATCCGGCCGCCGTCGTCGGCGCCCTCCAAGCCGACCTCCCCGCCCTGCGCGCCGTCGATCTCACCGCCGCCATCGCCGAGGCCGCCGGCACCAGGGCCTTCGTCGCCGATCGCCAGGGCACCGGCACCACCCTCCTGCTGGCCGCCCCCGGCGAGCCCCTCGATCCCCGCTTCGGGCCCGGCTCGGCGCGGCTGCACGCCGCGTCCGGGGCCATCGCACTGGCCCAGCCGCTGCCGACCCTGCGCAGCGACGTCGACACCCCGGATGATCTCGCCCACGTCCGCGCCCTCGGTGTCGGGAAACACACCGCCGCCCACCTCGGCGAACCCCGGTGA
- a CDS encoding lysophospholipid acyltransferase family protein: MEEEIVARREKGGFWVGLAAVLFYPLTAIGRRVYVGAEKIPRQGPALLVMNHISHFDPAVDAVFVHRQKRVPRFLFKESLTRAPILGPIVSGSGQIPVSRGSAAAGDSLKAAHQALEDGKIVVIYPEGTITKDPAGWPKESFTGAARLALQNDVPIIPIARWGTSQIFDGYRKKFTPFPRKTITHSVGDPIDLSAYRGGNTRSATKLREVTKVMMDEVTRLLAEIRHEEPPAAKPGDPA, from the coding sequence GTGGAGGAGGAGATCGTGGCCCGGCGTGAGAAGGGCGGCTTCTGGGTGGGGCTCGCCGCCGTACTGTTCTACCCGCTCACCGCCATCGGGCGGCGGGTCTACGTCGGGGCCGAGAAGATCCCCCGGCAGGGGCCCGCGCTGCTCGTCATGAACCACATCTCGCACTTCGACCCCGCCGTCGATGCCGTCTTCGTGCACCGGCAGAAGCGCGTCCCGCGGTTCCTCTTCAAGGAGAGCCTGACGCGCGCGCCGATCCTCGGCCCGATCGTCTCCGGGTCCGGGCAGATCCCCGTCTCGCGGGGGTCGGCCGCCGCCGGGGACAGTCTCAAGGCTGCGCACCAAGCTCTCGAAGACGGCAAGATCGTCGTCATCTACCCCGAAGGCACCATCACCAAAGACCCGGCCGGCTGGCCGAAGGAGTCCTTCACCGGCGCCGCGCGGCTCGCGCTGCAGAACGACGTCCCCATCATCCCCATCGCCCGGTGGGGGACCAGCCAGATCTTCGACGGCTACCGGAAGAAGTTCACGCCGTTCCCGCGCAAGACGATCACCCACTCCGTCGGCGACCCGATCGACCTGTCCGCCTACCGCGGCGGCAACACCCGCAGCGCGACGAAGCTGCGCGAAGTCACCAAGGTCATGATGGACGAGGTGACCCGGCTCCTCGCCGAGATCCGGCACGAGGAACCGCCGGCGGCGAAGCCGGGGGATCCCGCCTGA